A part of bacterium genomic DNA contains:
- a CDS encoding DNA-binding response regulator has translation MKHRRLDIRKSVLVVDEEPEICKTLKKLLEKKWYEVSYVTTGKEAVKKVKKRKFNVALLDVNLPDIEGTKLIPIFKKAHPGIKIVMMAGDATKENTMSALNNGASYYFEKPFNVEKLLTKTDELIEEQRGSSFQSILEESARLGMVDTGKLLPCKVRKAIEYIGENYMNPDLCLGDIALVVGMHPNSFSSMWNKSKRTNIKEFINRVRVANAKKLLIKTNGYASQIAMQVGLSAGYFCRVFKAKTGLAPTRYRERKYGRGEFRLRRTGV, from the coding sequence ATGAAACATAGGCGATTGGACATAAGAAAGAGTGTTCTTGTAGTGGATGAGGAGCCGGAGATTTGCAAGACGTTAAAGAAGCTATTAGAGAAAAAGTGGTATGAAGTAAGTTATGTGACGACGGGGAAGGAAGCGGTAAAGAAGGTTAAGAAGAGGAAGTTCAATGTTGCGTTACTTGACGTTAACTTGCCTGATATAGAGGGGACGAAGTTAATTCCCATTTTTAAGAAAGCGCATCCCGGCATAAAGATAGTAATGATGGCGGGGGATGCGACAAAGGAAAACACTATGAGCGCCTTAAACAACGGGGCATCATATTATTTTGAAAAGCCGTTCAACGTGGAGAAGTTGTTGACAAAGACCGATGAGTTGATTGAGGAACAGAGGGGGAGTTCGTTCCAGAGCATTTTGGAAGAATCGGCGAGGTTGGGTATGGTAGACACGGGGAAGCTTTTGCCGTGCAAGGTTCGGAAGGCGATTGAGTATATAGGGGAGAACTATATGAATCCGGATTTGTGTTTGGGGGATATTGCGTTGGTTGTGGGTATGCATCCGAATAGTTTTTCCAGTATGTGGAATAAATCAAAAAGAACTAACATTAAGGAATTTATAAATAGGGTTAGGGTAGCGAATGCAAAAAAATTACTTATCAAGACGAACGGCTATGCATCTCAGATAGCGATGCAAGTTGGGCTCAGCGCGGGGTATTTCTGCAGGGTTTTCAAGGCGAAGACAGGGCTTGCGCCGACACGGTATAGAGAGAGGAAGTATGGGAGGGGGGAATTCCGCCTACGGCGGACAGGCGTGTAA
- a CDS encoding DUF3892 domain-containing protein, translated as MNKWADYCVSGVEYIKSRRHIEKARVHVDKGDKIGSRETWLREDIISKINKGFNVITVYKGKNNGCWKRGEEIGIVEINGVKYLRTDKNEIEEDNWGNLPEV; from the coding sequence ATGAATAAGTGGGCGGATTATTGTGTGTCGGGGGTTGAATACATAAAGTCGCGGAGGCATATAGAGAAGGCGAGGGTGCACGTAGATAAGGGGGATAAGATTGGTTCGCGGGAGACGTGGTTGCGGGAAGATATTATTTCAAAGATAAATAAAGGGTTTAATGTTATTACGGTTTATAAAGGCAAGAATAATGGTTGTTGGAAGCGAGGGGAAGAAATCGGCATTGTTGAAATAAACGGAGTGAAGTATTTACGGACGGATAAGAACGAGATAGAGGAAGATAACTGGGGGAATTTGCCGGAGGTGTGA
- a CDS encoding peptidoglycan-binding domain-containing protein, giving the protein MIIYKVGSTGAEVTKIQNKLKELGFYKGIVDGAFGGGTEVAVRGYQQSAKLAVDGQVGPKTWTSLFEEKIIKPVVTKESLLHRCLALTGAFETGKMAPDCFAGLSGNFDGQGMSFGVLQWNFGQKSLQPLLIDMNNAHSDVLKNIFNKEYGTLVEILGKDYASQMKWVGTIQHPVKCFLYEPWCGYFKTLGRTEEFQEIETKYSTVIYQGAIGLCKEYNLLSERAVALMFDIKVQNGSINKTVKTIIQNDFSKISGLSGEALEVAKMRVVANRRAEAANSKWVEDVRSRKLCCANGEGVVHNISYSLSAQFGIRLCAFA; this is encoded by the coding sequence ATGATTATTTATAAGGTTGGGTCTACGGGGGCGGAAGTAACAAAGATTCAGAATAAGCTGAAAGAATTGGGGTTTTATAAGGGGATTGTTGACGGGGCTTTTGGTGGGGGAACGGAAGTCGCCGTTCGTGGATACCAGCAATCGGCGAAGTTGGCCGTTGACGGACAAGTAGGACCAAAAACGTGGACGAGTTTATTTGAAGAAAAAATTATAAAACCGGTTGTTACAAAAGAGTCACTGTTGCACCGATGTTTAGCGTTAACGGGGGCGTTTGAGACGGGGAAAATGGCGCCTGATTGTTTTGCCGGGTTATCGGGGAATTTTGACGGGCAGGGAATGAGTTTTGGCGTTTTACAATGGAACTTCGGGCAGAAGTCATTACAGCCGTTATTAATAGATATGAATAATGCGCATAGCGACGTTTTGAAAAATATATTTAATAAAGAGTATGGAACGCTGGTGGAGATTTTGGGAAAAGATTATGCGAGTCAAATGAAATGGGTAGGGACGATACAGCATCCAGTGAAGTGTTTTTTGTATGAGCCGTGGTGCGGGTATTTCAAGACTTTGGGAAGGACGGAAGAGTTTCAGGAAATTGAGACAAAGTATTCGACGGTTATTTATCAGGGGGCGATAGGGTTGTGCAAGGAATATAATCTTTTATCGGAACGAGCGGTGGCGCTGATGTTTGATATCAAAGTGCAAAATGGGAGCATAAATAAGACAGTAAAGACAATAATTCAAAATGATTTCAGTAAGATTAGCGGTCTAAGCGGGGAAGCATTAGAGGTGGCAAAGATGCGGGTAGTTGCGAATCGGAGGGCAGAGGCGGCGAATTCGAAGTGGGTTGAGGACGTGCGGAGCAGGAAACTTTGTTGTGCGAACGGGGAAGGGGTAGTGCATAATATCAGTTATTCGCTCAGTGCGCAGTTTGGAATTAGGTTATGCGCTTTTGCGTAA
- a CDS encoding DUF6232 family protein, with the protein MFCRECGKTIEEDSKFCKHCGIDINKTVKGKKDEEKSARIVIERSETTEKQKGGEVSYYSDEKGVRITNARAIIGTTTYMMANITSVSKKKEPNLIRQWGIFIAILAFLLTIWTLNSNMQSISFLGILILICGVLMAVFSKQVYVVKIGSASGEADAIRSKDESYINGVVSALNEAFVQFKGR; encoded by the coding sequence ATGTTTTGTCGAGAATGTGGTAAAACGATAGAAGAGGACTCAAAATTTTGTAAACATTGCGGTATAGATATTAATAAAACAGTTAAGGGAAAAAAGGATGAAGAAAAATCGGCCAGAATAGTTATAGAAAGATCCGAAACAACAGAAAAACAAAAGGGAGGAGAAGTAAGTTATTATTCGGATGAAAAGGGAGTACGAATTACTAACGCAAGGGCAATTATTGGAACTACAACATATATGATGGCAAACATAACATCTGTTTCCAAGAAAAAAGAGCCTAATCTTATACGCCAATGGGGCATATTTATTGCTATTTTAGCTTTTCTTTTGACTATATGGACCCTTAATTCAAACATGCAAAGCATTTCATTCCTTGGAATATTAATACTTATATGTGGGGTTTTAATGGCGGTTTTTTCTAAACAAGTTTATGTAGTTAAAATCGGGAGTGCATCAGGAGAAGCCGATGCTATCCGGTCAAAAGACGAAAGCTATATTAATGGTGTAGTAAGTGCTTTAAATGAGGCATTTGTACAATTCAAAGGAAGATAA
- a CDS encoding AAA family ATPase produces the protein MSIIKNIVKIKNCPSFIDFKPATDFPGFSKYNLFYGWNGSGKTSFSRVLKSFELGENFFDNPEKPAEFEFKLHNGTSISHSNLSDFKDIRVFNKDFIDNTVFCDNSPKFIFFLGKESKEDKEKITQAEIDLEDFKKDSTTKKKLFNKVEDKKRDALTNKAREIRNALTTPREDNYGNYDKLKLENSIANNSEKLKVPEGLKLSYERIVEIKKSILQTSKDPINNLILPNFDILNLEKEISDILTKTVISKVIEELKKDEIINKWVEKGLEIHNAKNLDICAFCNQKIPPNRINDLENHFNDEYQKMLSTVQDLKNTCNFRKVRLDFPDSLGFYGDLATEYVSERKKAENAIIEFNKILDYLISILNQKEQNLFLQSTLNKSVPVDITPFLKINKIIEQHNQKTYNFESKINTDKKDLELHYIAEFMQAYNKILTELDSSQKDYLAFFPKIEGQEERIKELKKNLLNYLIPAQEINRDLEQFLGRNDIQLEEITGEAGYKITRNGNIAENLSEGERTALAIVYFLTKINEDGFNLKNSTIVIDDPVSSLDSNAIFQAFSFIKTAIKDAGQIFILTHHFDFFRQIKNWFQHLEKEGQEVEYFMTVCPVKSDIRKSNILKMDKLLIDYESEYHFLFSVLYKFSKEAQYKLEELYPIPNIARKFLESFLAFRVPLNLDNTYEKLKHIDFDSKKKERIINFVATYSHAKYESGVQDFDMTILGETPAIVDDLLKLVEKEDKKHYDFLLKSIGSLI, from the coding sequence ATGAGTATTATTAAAAATATAGTAAAGATTAAAAATTGTCCATCATTTATTGATTTTAAGCCAGCAACTGACTTTCCAGGATTTTCGAAATATAATTTGTTTTATGGCTGGAATGGCTCAGGAAAAACTTCTTTTTCTCGTGTGTTAAAATCATTTGAATTAGGCGAGAATTTTTTTGATAATCCAGAAAAACCAGCAGAGTTTGAATTTAAATTACATAATGGAACATCTATTAGTCATAGTAATTTATCTGATTTCAAAGATATAAGGGTTTTTAATAAGGATTTTATAGATAATACTGTTTTTTGTGACAATAGTCCAAAATTTATTTTCTTTCTGGGGAAAGAGAGCAAAGAAGATAAAGAGAAAATAACACAAGCCGAGATTGATTTAGAAGATTTTAAAAAAGATAGTACTACGAAAAAAAAACTGTTCAATAAAGTCGAGGATAAAAAAAGAGATGCTTTAACTAACAAAGCTAGAGAGATTAGAAATGCCCTAACAACTCCAAGGGAAGATAATTATGGAAATTATGACAAACTAAAACTTGAAAATTCAATCGCAAACAATTCAGAGAAGCTCAAAGTCCCCGAAGGTCTCAAATTATCATATGAACGTATTGTAGAAATTAAAAAATCTATTCTTCAGACAAGTAAAGATCCAATCAATAACCTTATATTACCAAATTTTGATATCTTGAATCTCGAAAAGGAAATTAGTGATATTCTCACAAAAACGGTAATATCAAAAGTTATAGAGGAACTGAAAAAAGATGAAATAATTAATAAGTGGGTAGAAAAAGGACTGGAAATTCATAATGCCAAAAATCTTGATATATGTGCTTTTTGCAACCAAAAAATACCACCCAACCGGATTAATGATTTAGAAAATCACTTTAATGATGAATATCAGAAAATGCTTAGTACCGTTCAGGATTTAAAGAATACATGTAATTTTAGAAAGGTACGTTTGGATTTCCCTGACTCTTTAGGTTTTTACGGTGATTTGGCAACAGAATATGTGTCCGAAAGGAAAAAAGCAGAAAATGCTATTATAGAATTTAATAAAATTTTAGATTACTTAATTTCTATCCTTAATCAAAAAGAACAGAACCTTTTTTTACAGTCAACTTTAAATAAGAGTGTTCCAGTAGATATTACTCCATTTTTAAAAATCAATAAAATTATTGAACAGCACAATCAAAAAACGTACAATTTTGAAAGTAAAATTAATACAGATAAAAAAGATTTAGAATTGCATTACATTGCAGAATTTATGCAAGCCTATAACAAAATACTTACAGAATTAGATTCTTCGCAAAAAGATTATTTAGCCTTTTTCCCAAAAATTGAGGGGCAAGAAGAAAGAATAAAAGAACTTAAAAAAAACTTACTTAATTATCTTATTCCCGCTCAGGAAATTAACAGGGATTTGGAACAATTTTTGGGACGCAATGACATACAATTAGAAGAGATAACGGGCGAAGCAGGTTATAAGATTACTCGTAACGGTAATATTGCAGAAAATTTAAGCGAAGGAGAAAGAACGGCTCTTGCTATAGTATATTTCCTCACAAAAATAAATGAGGATGGCTTTAATTTGAAAAATAGTACAATTGTTATTGATGACCCAGTATCAAGTCTTGATTCAAACGCAATTTTTCAGGCTTTTAGTTTTATTAAGACCGCTATTAAGGATGCCGGGCAGATTTTTATATTGACTCATCATTTTGATTTTTTTAGACAGATAAAAAATTGGTTTCAACACCTAGAAAAGGAAGGACAAGAAGTAGAATATTTCATGACAGTTTGTCCAGTAAAATCGGATATACGAAAATCTAATATTCTAAAGATGGATAAACTACTTATTGATTACGAATCCGAATATCACTTTCTATTTAGTGTCTTGTATAAGTTTTCTAAAGAAGCTCAATATAAATTAGAAGAGTTGTACCCGATTCCTAATATAGCAAGAAAATTTCTCGAAAGTTTTCTGGCTTTTAGAGTTCCGCTAAATCTTGACAATACGTATGAAAAACTTAAGCATATAGATTTTGATTCCAAAAAGAAGGAAAGAATAATTAATTTTGTTGCAACATATTCACATGCTAAATATGAAAGTGGTGTTCAGGATTTTGATATGACCATCTTAGGCGAGACACCTGCTATAGTGGACGACCTATTGAAGCTTGTAGAAAAAGAAGATAAAAAACATTATGATTTTTTATTGAAAAGTATTGGTAGTTTAATATAA
- a CDS encoding DUF262 domain-containing protein encodes MALLNQTVSELLIDIERGRIALPDMQREFIWENTQIRDVIDSLYKNHPIGMILLWQTNLDDNIPITAIDDTTKEISNYTELVIDGQQRLTSLLLAKKGVIFKGAKERTIKLLFNPFEEKFEIEIPPLKNKPDWFDITRVIKDGEYSVVNREELKLIGWNEEKIYKCLQKLAEVRNIFVGARNSIPVFTISSDMDYEEVADIFVKINSKGTRIRITELLLALLALKIPGEFRKDFRNYIEKLEDTDWYIDAGVVIRSLVAISVKQGRLAYFRNIARSISDEDLRNNWNITKKSLEECFKILEENLGINNSYIFPSQYVLIPLAFYISQKKDAFSEKDSKEFILWFLLASYWGRYAGSPETKLDEDIKSITENKNLSQLFHLLKSQVGRLLIDEERFAGKSKNSKLLLYVVARSKGAEDWWKGHKITTSDYEEHHIIPRSLLKNADYEYSLIDDTSNIAFLTEKANRTISNTPPEIYLEKIDPAKLEKQFVPLHKKLWIIENYESFLEQRRKIIVEQVNAYFKSLGVEGYL; translated from the coding sequence ATGGCATTACTGAATCAAACTGTTAGTGAACTATTAATAGACATAGAACGTGGCAGAATAGCCTTGCCAGATATGCAACGCGAATTTATTTGGGAAAATACCCAAATCCGAGACGTTATTGATTCGCTTTATAAAAATCATCCAATCGGTATGATTTTACTTTGGCAAACGAATTTAGATGATAATATCCCTATAACTGCAATTGATGACACTACAAAAGAAATTAGTAATTATACCGAATTGGTAATAGATGGGCAACAGAGGTTAACTTCACTATTATTAGCTAAAAAAGGCGTTATATTTAAAGGCGCTAAAGAAAGAACTATAAAGTTATTGTTTAACCCTTTTGAAGAAAAATTTGAAATAGAAATACCTCCGTTAAAGAATAAACCTGACTGGTTTGATATTACACGAGTTATTAAGGATGGAGAATATTCGGTAGTTAATAGGGAAGAACTTAAATTAATTGGTTGGAATGAGGAGAAGATCTATAAATGTTTGCAAAAATTGGCAGAAGTTAGGAATATTTTTGTGGGAGCAAGAAACAGTATTCCGGTTTTTACAATTTCATCTGATATGGACTATGAAGAAGTCGCTGATATTTTTGTCAAAATTAACTCAAAAGGAACACGAATAAGAATAACCGAACTTCTGTTAGCGCTGCTAGCCTTAAAAATACCTGGTGAGTTTCGTAAAGATTTTCGAAATTATATTGAGAAATTAGAAGATACTGATTGGTATATTGATGCGGGAGTAGTTATACGGTCTTTGGTAGCAATTTCAGTAAAACAAGGACGACTTGCCTATTTTAGAAACATAGCGCGAAGCATTTCTGACGAAGATTTACGTAACAATTGGAATATAACTAAAAAATCTTTAGAAGAATGTTTTAAGATTCTTGAAGAAAATTTAGGTATTAACAATTCGTATATTTTTCCCTCTCAATATGTTTTAATTCCATTAGCATTTTATATTTCTCAAAAGAAAGATGCTTTTTCTGAAAAGGACTCCAAAGAATTTATTTTGTGGTTTTTACTTGCCTCTTATTGGGGACGCTATGCTGGTTCCCCAGAAACAAAATTAGATGAAGATATTAAATCAATCACTGAAAATAAAAACCTAAGTCAACTTTTTCACTTATTAAAAAGCCAAGTTGGGCGTCTTTTAATAGACGAAGAAAGATTTGCTGGTAAAAGCAAAAACTCTAAATTGTTACTTTATGTTGTTGCCCGGAGTAAAGGAGCTGAAGATTGGTGGAAAGGGCATAAAATTACTACCTCTGACTATGAAGAACATCACATAATTCCACGCTCACTCTTAAAAAACGCTGATTATGAATATTCTTTAATTGACGATACATCTAATATTGCTTTTTTGACTGAAAAAGCTAACCGTACAATTTCTAATACTCCTCCGGAAATATACTTAGAGAAAATTGATCCGGCAAAACTTGAAAAACAATTTGTCCCTTTGCATAAAAAATTATGGATAATTGAAAATTATGAATCTTTTTTGGAGCAACGTCGTAAAATTATAGTAGAACAAGTAAATGCGTATTTTAAATCTTTAGGAGTTGAGGGGTATTTATAA
- a CDS encoding PIN domain-containing protein — translation MKKIFKEYHQFTEQEFKQLWKTCLFVFDTNTLLNMYRYSRTTVDAYFNVLNELKKKKQIWIPYQVGYEFYENRIDVISEYEKSYDDILSILGKAKSDMEVKYKDHPFLDLCKIKEEMNSGLSGVETKIKQAKNDHPKWLEKDEVLEKLNQLFEGTVGNNYNEKDLDRIKKEGKERYEKKIPPGFKDDKKPEDKKYGDFILWCQIIDKAQKCKKPIILISGDVKEDWWLEKDGKRLMPLPQLKKEISDKAGVDFHIYTADRFLELNKTRKKDIDDSTIKEVRKIRELEEKRMMFRRMSMMENARELNPAILERYSIEENIHLLFKIVEDLKTYESEFYPREKEELAHLFYRIRELKSRTIHGEIDRMTLEKSYRYTKEILFTLDKIIHSEKIPSELSIRFREYINRLEHLTQNFRRYLAV, via the coding sequence ATGAAAAAGATTTTTAAAGAATATCATCAGTTTACTGAACAAGAGTTTAAACAATTATGGAAAACCTGTTTATTTGTGTTTGATACAAATACCCTTTTGAATATGTATAGATATAGCAGAACAACAGTTGATGCATATTTTAATGTTCTAAATGAATTAAAAAAGAAAAAACAGATTTGGATCCCATATCAGGTTGGATATGAATTTTATGAAAATAGGATTGATGTCATTTCTGAATATGAGAAATCATATGATGATATTTTATCAATCCTAGGAAAAGCCAAAAGTGATATGGAGGTTAAATATAAAGACCACCCCTTTTTAGATTTGTGTAAAATCAAGGAAGAAATGAACAGTGGGCTATCTGGTGTAGAAACAAAAATTAAACAAGCAAAAAATGATCATCCTAAATGGTTAGAAAAGGATGAAGTATTAGAAAAGTTAAATCAATTATTTGAAGGAACAGTAGGGAATAATTATAATGAAAAAGATTTAGATAGGATAAAAAAAGAAGGTAAAGAAAGATACGAAAAGAAAATTCCCCCTGGTTTCAAGGATGATAAAAAGCCCGAAGATAAAAAATATGGAGATTTTATTTTATGGTGCCAAATAATTGATAAAGCCCAAAAATGTAAAAAACCAATAATTTTAATTTCAGGCGATGTTAAGGAAGATTGGTGGTTAGAAAAAGATGGGAAAAGGCTTATGCCATTGCCACAATTAAAAAAAGAAATATCAGACAAGGCAGGGGTTGATTTTCATATTTATACAGCAGATAGATTCCTAGAATTAAATAAGACAAGAAAGAAAGATATTGATGATAGTACGATTAAAGAAGTTAGGAAGATTAGAGAATTAGAAGAAAAAAGAATGATGTTTAGAAGAATGTCAATGATGGAAAATGCGAGAGAATTAAATCCTGCCATACTCGAAAGATATTCAATAGAGGAGAACATACACTTATTATTTAAAATAGTAGAAGATTTGAAAACATATGAATCAGAATTTTATCCAAGAGAAAAAGAAGAATTAGCCCATTTATTTTATAGAATAAGAGAATTAAAAAGTAGAACTATACATGGAGAAATAGACAGAATGACTTTGGAGAAGTCTTATAGGTATACAAAAGAAATATTATTTACTCTTGATAAAATAATTCATTCAGAAAAAATCCCTTCTGAATTATCTATTAGATTTAGAGAATATATTAATAGATTAGAACATTTAACCCAAAATTTTAGAAGATATCTTGCCGTTTAG
- a CDS encoding T9SS type A sorting domain-containing protein, protein MTYLLLVIFGSLNFERINIDTQIYPHGIWAADINGDGAKKVDIIGLWSTGAAWYEHTANINTWIAHPIATTSSNFGEISAADFDKDGDNDLIFTVRPSNQIWVCINNGAGSFTTSAITTGFSSPRYCYPADVNNDGNMDFVAGHQTSSATAFWFKNNGSASFTPMPVGTEIFSSAWKVYPFDANADNHFEVLVSGYANNSVFWMQNNGSESFTKILVSGAITYPAGIAAADLDNDGDKDVVVSEAYTGTRLLWYENNGGTFIEHLLQTGLDWDGVDIGDIDLDGDIDIVACNKNDANTGSVRLYENMGGKNFLEQIIDPLVPEADIPYIVEIDDDSCPDIVVSDAVDTNGYFILYHQNCGGAVEEKETPNSFVCKVYPSPVFSSAQFEITVSQQSIAALKIYNTTGSLVYETSKELTNGVNKIPWNTRDMRGKLLNSGAYFYKLELKSYGKTCNCHRTTKTSGKLIVFR, encoded by the coding sequence ATGACTTATCTTTTACTTGTAATTTTTGGATCTCTAAATTTTGAAAGAATAAACATAGACACACAAATCTATCCCCACGGGATATGGGCAGCGGATATCAACGGGGACGGGGCAAAAAAAGTTGACATCATAGGACTATGGAGCACAGGCGCAGCCTGGTACGAACACACCGCAAACATCAACACCTGGATAGCTCACCCGATTGCCACGACTTCATCCAATTTCGGCGAAATATCCGCCGCAGATTTTGACAAAGACGGCGACAACGATCTCATCTTTACCGTTAGACCTTCCAACCAGATATGGGTATGTATAAACAACGGCGCAGGCTCTTTTACGACTTCCGCCATAACGACAGGTTTTTCCTCCCCGCGATACTGTTACCCGGCAGACGTAAATAATGATGGGAATATGGATTTCGTAGCAGGACACCAGACTTCATCCGCTACCGCGTTCTGGTTTAAAAATAACGGCTCCGCATCCTTTACTCCAATGCCCGTCGGGACCGAAATATTCTCAAGCGCCTGGAAAGTCTACCCCTTTGACGCAAACGCAGATAACCATTTCGAAGTGCTGGTCTCAGGCTATGCTAACAACTCGGTATTCTGGATGCAAAACAACGGCTCGGAATCCTTTACAAAAATACTGGTTTCCGGCGCTATCACTTACCCTGCAGGCATTGCCGCCGCCGACCTTGATAATGACGGTGATAAAGATGTCGTAGTCTCGGAAGCCTATACAGGCACTCGATTGCTCTGGTATGAAAACAACGGCGGCACGTTCATTGAACACTTGCTTCAAACGGGACTTGACTGGGACGGCGTGGATATCGGTGATATTGATTTGGACGGCGACATAGATATCGTCGCTTGCAACAAAAATGATGCAAACACGGGAAGCGTCAGGTTATACGAAAATATGGGTGGAAAAAATTTTCTCGAACAAATTATTGACCCTCTTGTTCCCGAAGCGGATATCCCTTATATAGTGGAAATAGACGATGACAGCTGCCCGGACATTGTAGTGTCCGATGCAGTAGATACCAATGGATATTTCATACTTTATCACCAGAACTGTGGAGGCGCCGTCGAAGAAAAAGAAACCCCGAACTCTTTCGTCTGCAAGGTTTATCCATCACCGGTATTCAGCAGTGCGCAGTTTGAAATAACCGTTTCACAACAGAGCATTGCCGCGCTAAAAATTTATAACACAACGGGCTCGTTAGTTTATGAAACATCAAAAGAACTCACCAACGGCGTCAACAAAATACCGTGGAACACACGGGATATGAGGGGAAAACTATTAAACTCGGGAGCATATTTCTATAAATTAGAACTCAAATCTTACGGTAAAACCTGCAACTGCCATCGCACAACAAAAACGTCCGGCAAACTCATCGTATTTAGGTAG
- a CDS encoding phosphoglycerate kinase, protein MQSLKKLDLKGKRVLTRVDFNVPLDGTKVADDSRIKAVMPTMNYITGHNGKLVLMSHLGRPKGKVVESMSLKPVAEYLSEMIGKKVTFIPSCISEDAEKATKEMKDGDIILLENTRFYPEEEKNDMEFAKKLAKLGDIYVDDAFGSAHRAHASVEAITHLFDVKVPGFLMENEVNYLSKLIENPEKPFVAILGGAKVSTKMDIIVNLLPKVDNILIGGGMVFTFFKALGYKIGTSIVEEDKIPVVKELLEKGKNKIVLPVDIIAADKFENNAQRRITTANFIPEGFMGLDVGPKTTENFNTILMQAKTIFWNGPTGVFELDNFSSSTRAIAKQLAMQTHHGVTAIIGGGDTVAAVNKFGLADSMTHISTGGGASLEFLSGLKLPGVEALR, encoded by the coding sequence ATGCAATCTTTGAAAAAACTTGACCTGAAAGGAAAACGCGTCCTTACTAGAGTCGACTTTAACGTCCCTCTGGACGGAACTAAAGTCGCGGACGATTCCCGTATAAAAGCTGTTATGCCCACAATGAACTACATCACCGGGCACAACGGTAAACTCGTTCTTATGTCTCACCTCGGCCGCCCCAAAGGCAAAGTCGTCGAGTCTATGTCACTTAAACCCGTTGCAGAATATTTATCAGAAATGATTGGCAAAAAAGTAACATTTATCCCGTCCTGCATTTCCGAGGACGCCGAAAAAGCAACTAAAGAAATGAAAGACGGAGACATTATTCTTCTCGAAAATACACGGTTCTATCCCGAAGAAGAAAAAAATGATATGGAATTCGCCAAAAAACTCGCGAAACTCGGCGATATTTATGTTGATGATGCTTTCGGTTCCGCTCACCGGGCACACGCTTCCGTCGAAGCCATTACTCACCTCTTCGATGTTAAAGTTCCGGGTTTCCTTATGGAAAACGAAGTGAACTATCTCAGCAAATTAATCGAAAATCCCGAGAAACCTTTCGTTGCAATTCTCGGCGGCGCTAAAGTTTCCACAAAAATGGATATCATCGTTAACCTCCTGCCAAAAGTTGATAACATTCTTATCGGTGGCGGGATGGTATTTACTTTCTTCAAAGCTCTCGGGTACAAAATCGGCACGTCAATCGTTGAAGAAGACAAAATCCCGGTCGTGAAAGAACTCCTCGAAAAAGGCAAAAACAAAATCGTTCTTCCCGTTGACATAATCGCCGCGGACAAATTCGAGAACAACGCCCAACGAAGAATCACGACCGCCAACTTCATTCCCGAGGGATTTATGGGATTGGATGTCGGTCCCAAAACTACGGAAAACTTTAACACGATATTAATGCAAGCCAAGACTATCTTCTGGAATGGCCCCACAGGCGTATTCGAACTTGACAATTTTTCGTCAAGCACACGAGCCATTGCAAAACAGCTGGCTATGCAGACGCATCACGGAGTAACCGCGATAATCGGCGGTGGAGATACGGTTGCCGCAGTAAACAAATTCGGTTTGGCAGATTCTATGACTCATATTTCGACAGGTGGCGGCGCATCTTTAGAGTTTCTTTCCGGGCTGAAACTCCCCGGCGTCGAAGCATTAAGATAG